In a genomic window of Halobiforma lacisalsi AJ5:
- a CDS encoding radical SAM protein has translation MTDPERLSVTIVDGYVDEPAHFGVPPYVSTYPRYTAGALVDAGVPRDRITYHTIDGLRDEPDRWRDVDEADLMIYLGGMTVPGKYVGGTPAEPDEVRKLAWTANGTSLMGGPVKFGVGDENAGATETERQDLDFDFVAKGDVEAAVHDLVESGLEGFNNRMRDVDEVSRWAREGAFIVEQHPNHPEYLIAELETSRGCAYRCSFCTEPLYGNPEFRPAPTVVGEVDALSDHGVRHFRLGRQADILAYGGDGEAPNPDALRQLYSGIREVAPDLETLHLDNMNPITIVEWPEKSREGIRIIAKHNTPGDTAAFGLESADPVVQEENNLNVTAEECFEAVKIVNEEAGWRPGEDPGDGPTFGDDAPRRLPKLLPGINLLHGLKGEREETYERNMDFLQRVYDEGYMLRRVNIRQVMSFDGTDMSDTGAEIAKEHKKLFKSYKQRVREEIDNPMLERVAPPGTVLPDVHLEYHQDGKTFGRQLGTYPLLVGVPGERELGRTIDVAVVDHGYRSVTGVPYPLDINAASMDELTAIPGVGDRTAGDIVVNRPYDLEDGDTDTDADAASALGIETETEAGVDLSRFVTARAGEWAD, from the coding sequence ATGACCGACCCCGAACGGCTCTCCGTGACCATCGTCGACGGCTACGTCGACGAGCCCGCACACTTCGGGGTGCCGCCGTACGTTTCGACGTATCCGCGCTACACCGCGGGCGCGCTCGTCGACGCGGGCGTCCCGCGAGACCGAATTACGTACCACACGATCGACGGCCTCCGGGACGAACCCGACCGCTGGCGCGACGTCGACGAGGCCGATCTCATGATCTATCTGGGCGGAATGACGGTCCCCGGGAAGTACGTCGGCGGCACGCCCGCCGAACCCGACGAGGTCCGCAAACTCGCCTGGACCGCCAACGGGACGAGCCTGATGGGCGGCCCCGTCAAGTTCGGCGTCGGCGACGAGAACGCCGGCGCCACGGAAACGGAGCGCCAGGACCTGGACTTTGATTTCGTCGCGAAAGGCGACGTCGAAGCAGCCGTCCACGACCTCGTCGAGAGCGGCCTCGAGGGGTTCAACAACCGGATGCGCGACGTCGACGAGGTCTCGCGGTGGGCACGCGAGGGCGCGTTCATCGTCGAGCAACACCCCAACCACCCCGAGTACCTCATCGCCGAACTCGAGACCTCCCGGGGCTGTGCGTACCGGTGTTCGTTCTGTACCGAACCCCTCTACGGCAATCCCGAGTTTCGACCGGCACCGACCGTCGTCGGCGAGGTCGACGCGCTCTCTGACCACGGCGTTCGTCACTTCCGGCTGGGTCGACAGGCCGACATCCTCGCCTATGGCGGCGACGGCGAAGCGCCCAACCCCGACGCGCTGCGGCAACTGTACAGCGGCATCCGCGAGGTCGCGCCCGACCTCGAGACGCTCCACCTGGACAACATGAACCCCATCACGATCGTCGAGTGGCCCGAGAAGAGCCGCGAGGGGATCCGGATCATCGCCAAGCACAACACGCCCGGCGACACGGCCGCGTTCGGACTCGAGTCCGCCGATCCCGTCGTCCAGGAGGAGAACAACCTGAACGTCACCGCCGAGGAGTGTTTCGAGGCGGTCAAGATCGTCAACGAGGAGGCTGGGTGGAGACCCGGCGAGGATCCCGGGGACGGCCCCACCTTCGGCGACGACGCCCCTCGCCGGCTTCCGAAACTGCTGCCCGGCATCAACCTCCTGCACGGACTCAAAGGCGAGCGCGAGGAGACCTACGAGCGCAACATGGACTTTCTGCAGCGAGTCTACGACGAGGGGTACATGCTGCGGCGGGTCAACATCCGGCAGGTGATGTCCTTCGACGGCACCGACATGTCCGATACGGGTGCCGAGATCGCGAAGGAGCACAAGAAGCTGTTCAAAAGCTACAAACAACGGGTCCGCGAGGAGATCGACAACCCGATGCTCGAGCGGGTCGCCCCGCCCGGGACTGTCCTGCCGGACGTTCACCTCGAGTACCACCAGGACGGGAAGACGTTCGGCCGCCAGCTCGGAACCTATCCGCTGCTCGTCGGGGTTCCGGGCGAACGCGAACTCGGGCGAACGATCGACGTCGCGGTCGTCGATCACGGGTATCGCTCGGTAACCGGTGTCCCGTACCCGCTCGACATCAACGCCGCCTCGATGGACGAACTCACGGCGATTCCGGGGGTCGGCGACCGGACGGCGGGCGACATCGTCGTCAATCGGCCGTACGACCTCGAGGACGGGGACACGGACACGGACGCGGACGCGGCGTCCGCGCTCGGGATCGAAACCGAGACGGAGGCGGGCGTCGATCTCTCGCGGTTCGTGACGGCTCGAGCGGGCGAGTGGGCCGACTAG
- a CDS encoding HalOD1 output domain-containing protein, whose translation MTDDSVFEPTIRRNAETGTIHVQCDWSDPRPISTCIVAVVRTVPELEFADDQRLFDAVDSEALDAPFEPTSGDCRRSGGVRIGFRRFSLTVYGDGELVFDPQAANGSAEPFRFGSSDENGSSGEGNDRNPTVNRATYWHWPTRRACCRSVGRLCPLECGFDLGRDPVNDRRPVALPDDEPVLLQRREVVRDRARVQLARGPARSRHSPLLSPQRACSKARGGQPHRRAVVDRYVRS comes from the coding sequence ATGACCGACGATAGCGTGTTCGAGCCGACCATCCGCCGGAACGCCGAGACCGGGACCATCCACGTTCAGTGTGACTGGTCGGATCCACGGCCGATATCGACCTGTATCGTCGCCGTCGTTCGAACGGTCCCCGAACTCGAGTTCGCCGACGACCAGCGCCTGTTCGACGCCGTCGATTCGGAGGCACTCGACGCCCCGTTCGAACCGACGTCCGGCGACTGCCGGCGATCCGGCGGCGTCCGGATCGGATTCCGCCGGTTCTCGCTGACCGTCTACGGTGACGGCGAACTCGTCTTCGATCCGCAGGCAGCGAACGGATCGGCGGAGCCGTTCCGGTTCGGCTCAAGCGACGAAAACGGGAGCAGCGGGGAGGGGAACGACCGTAATCCGACTGTGAATCGAGCCACGTACTGGCACTGGCCAACCCGGCGAGCCTGCTGCCGGTCAGTCGGCCGGCTCTGCCCGCTCGAGTGCGGGTTCGACCTCGGGCGCGACCCGGTTAACGATCGCCGGCCCGTCGCGCTCCCGGACGACGAGCCCGTCCTCCTCCAGCGACGAGAGGTGGTGCGAGACCGTGCTCGGGTCCAGCTCGCCCGTGGACCAGCCCGGAGTCGGCACTCGCCGCTGCTGTCCCCGCAACGGGCGTGCTCGAAAGCACGAGGAGGGCAACCGCACAGACGAGCCGTCGTCGACCGGTACGTCCGCTCATGA
- a CDS encoding DUF7559 family protein translates to MPPTEEIVCTAEDCFLDLFENHYTYDVPEEFDVSELSCPVCGGTDCLEPVEL, encoded by the coding sequence ATGCCACCGACGGAAGAAATCGTCTGTACCGCGGAGGACTGTTTTCTCGACCTGTTCGAGAACCACTACACGTACGACGTCCCCGAGGAGTTCGACGTCTCAGAGCTCTCGTGTCCGGTCTGTGGCGGCACGGACTGTCTCGAGCCGGTCGAGCTTTGA
- a CDS encoding Hsp20/alpha crystallin family protein, with protein MSPRDLVESVGRFLYRQVGRANGRAQSYRSLPVDVLEDDTSYLVVFDAPGAEPDDVQVRYLGGNVRIRIERFRRYRERFEMRFPGRGMELGGEAELPPDAIVDPDAGTATLTETGTLSVEIPKDTSGSPSATDDETIEETDDSSAETKANANPNPNPNPNPDADD; from the coding sequence GTGAGCCCCCGCGACCTCGTCGAATCCGTCGGCCGCTTCCTCTACCGACAGGTCGGGCGCGCGAACGGGCGCGCTCAGAGTTATCGATCGCTCCCCGTCGACGTGCTCGAGGACGATACGTCCTATCTCGTGGTCTTCGACGCGCCCGGGGCCGAACCGGACGACGTTCAGGTGCGATACCTCGGCGGCAACGTCAGGATCAGGATCGAACGGTTCCGCCGGTATCGCGAGCGCTTCGAGATGCGGTTCCCCGGCCGAGGGATGGAACTGGGCGGTGAAGCCGAGTTGCCGCCCGACGCGATCGTCGACCCCGACGCGGGCACCGCGACGCTTACGGAGACGGGCACACTGAGCGTCGAAATTCCGAAGGATACGTCGGGTTCGCCCTCGGCTACCGACGACGAGACGATCGAGGAAACGGACGACTCGAGTGCCGAGACGAAAGCGAACGCAAATCCGAATCCGAACCCGAATCCCAACCCCGACGCCGACGACTGA
- a CDS encoding NAD(P)/FAD-dependent oxidoreductase, producing the protein MSEGIDPDGDSDLELAVGADAFVDEGAGMEVAVVGAGAVGATAAYDMARAGADVTLYDREGIASGASGRAAGICYDAYADPLDAEIAGDAIERFRRLSGDDTFQFVECPYVWLAREGDEQRAEAIRRQVSLMQDHGVVALEMDGDALADRFPALWTDDVAVAGIAGAAGYTDPARYTACLAAAADGAGATLAPETAVEVRTDPARVVEPDGTEREVDAVLVAAGARTKTVLADAGVPIAMKPYRVQALVADCDLEEPTWYDASEGFYVRPHPDGLLAGDGTEEREADPDDYDRDANDGFAADLLERVSGRLDVELGPDDLERAWAGLCTATPDRDPLIGELRDGIYVATGFQGHGFMRAPAIGERIATEIVGGEGIDAFDPTRFDGDEEFAVEEGMRIDGE; encoded by the coding sequence ATGAGCGAGGGGATCGACCCCGACGGCGACTCGGACCTCGAACTCGCCGTCGGCGCGGACGCCTTCGTCGACGAGGGCGCTGGCATGGAGGTCGCCGTCGTCGGTGCGGGAGCCGTCGGCGCGACCGCGGCCTACGACATGGCTCGGGCCGGCGCGGACGTCACCCTCTACGACCGCGAGGGGATCGCAAGCGGCGCGAGCGGCCGCGCCGCGGGGATCTGCTACGACGCCTACGCGGACCCGCTGGACGCCGAAATCGCGGGCGACGCCATCGAACGCTTCCGGCGGCTCTCCGGCGACGACACCTTCCAGTTCGTCGAGTGTCCCTACGTCTGGCTCGCCCGCGAGGGCGACGAGCAACGGGCCGAGGCGATCCGCCGACAGGTGAGCCTGATGCAGGACCACGGAGTCGTCGCCCTCGAGATGGACGGCGACGCGCTGGCCGACCGGTTCCCGGCACTGTGGACGGACGACGTCGCGGTCGCCGGAATCGCGGGCGCGGCCGGCTACACCGATCCCGCCCGCTACACGGCCTGTCTCGCAGCCGCGGCGGACGGCGCGGGCGCGACGCTCGCGCCGGAGACGGCGGTCGAGGTCCGAACCGACCCCGCACGGGTCGTCGAACCCGATGGCACGGAACGCGAGGTCGACGCCGTCCTCGTTGCGGCGGGCGCGCGAACGAAGACAGTGCTCGCCGACGCCGGCGTGCCGATCGCGATGAAACCCTATCGCGTCCAGGCGCTGGTCGCCGACTGCGACCTCGAGGAGCCGACCTGGTACGACGCAAGCGAGGGATTCTACGTCCGTCCGCACCCCGACGGGCTCCTTGCCGGCGACGGCACCGAGGAGCGCGAGGCCGACCCGGACGACTACGACCGGGACGCAAACGACGGGTTCGCCGCGGACCTCCTCGAGCGCGTTTCCGGCCGGCTGGACGTCGAACTCGGACCGGACGACCTCGAGCGAGCCTGGGCCGGGCTCTGTACGGCGACGCCTGACCGCGATCCGCTGATCGGCGAACTCCGGGACGGGATCTACGTCGCGACAGGGTTCCAGGGCCACGGCTTCATGCGCGCGCCGGCGATCGGCGAGCGGATCGCGACCGAGATCGTCGGCGGCGAGGGAATCGACGCCTTCGATCCGACGCGGTTCGACGGGGACGAGGAGTTCGCAGTGGAAGAAGGGATGCGTATCGACGGGGAGTGA
- a CDS encoding creatininase family protein, translating into MTLLAERTTTAAADALEAADVAVLPTGSTEQHGPALPLGMDHMAARAFARRAVERTNESHDGATAVVLPTVPVGVSVHHRQFDGTLYVSEETFERYVAETLSSLAEHGLGKAVVVNGHGGNGAALRRAARRLRDDRTAFAPPWNWWDAVDDLADDLFDEEGGHADAMESSLLWHLREDLVVPDELEAAEEGASEGWGETVQGAPTGFDTIDFSESGAVGRPTQADPEKGRELFETGCDRLVTLFDWLAERPLEDCWPRAHK; encoded by the coding sequence ATGACGCTGCTCGCCGAACGAACGACGACCGCGGCCGCCGACGCCCTCGAGGCGGCCGACGTCGCTGTACTCCCGACGGGAAGCACCGAACAGCACGGGCCGGCGCTCCCGCTCGGGATGGACCACATGGCCGCCCGGGCGTTCGCCCGGAGGGCCGTCGAGCGAACGAACGAGTCCCACGACGGCGCGACCGCCGTCGTCCTCCCGACCGTGCCGGTCGGGGTCAGCGTCCACCACCGCCAGTTCGACGGCACGCTGTACGTCTCCGAGGAGACGTTCGAGCGGTACGTCGCGGAGACGCTCTCGAGTCTCGCCGAACACGGCCTCGGGAAGGCCGTCGTCGTCAACGGCCACGGGGGCAACGGCGCTGCCCTGCGGCGGGCGGCCCGCCGACTCCGGGACGACCGCACCGCGTTCGCCCCGCCGTGGAACTGGTGGGACGCCGTCGACGACCTCGCCGACGACCTGTTCGACGAGGAGGGCGGCCACGCCGACGCGATGGAGTCGAGCCTGCTGTGGCACCTCCGCGAGGACCTCGTCGTCCCCGACGAACTCGAGGCCGCCGAGGAGGGGGCCAGCGAGGGCTGGGGCGAGACGGTCCAGGGCGCGCCCACCGGGTTCGACACGATCGACTTCTCCGAGAGCGGCGCGGTCGGACGGCCGACCCAGGCCGACCCCGAGAAAGGCCGCGAACTGTTCGAGACCGGCTGCGATCGGCTGGTGACGCTGTTTGACTGGCTCGCCGAGCGACCGCTCGAGGACTGCTGGCCGCGAGCCCACAAATGA
- a CDS encoding DUF7388 family protein produces MLTTSTVARTGLDAIALKPTECDVTAATSIPADAFAIDYEGREHVPDPGTLEALADDAEVRVTTPVRADGYDPLGDDSLLADLPESVGRVVVAGHPAYLSDEERGRAVAPRLGAALETAPEAWVGTESVERIAMATGATQYDLLSRSTERELRALRAAGFEGEIAVYAPTVLSDDEDAVLEGVGDYVARRRPVASALPDDDPDADASATGRTREVLLAAAEDYALVGTEDDVRAQTEALREAGATTVVGYPARGLERFRE; encoded by the coding sequence ATGCTAACGACGAGTACCGTAGCCCGTACTGGCCTCGACGCGATCGCGCTGAAACCGACCGAGTGTGACGTCACTGCCGCGACGTCGATCCCGGCCGACGCCTTCGCCATCGACTACGAGGGCCGCGAGCACGTTCCCGACCCGGGAACGCTCGAGGCGCTGGCCGACGACGCCGAGGTCCGTGTCACGACCCCCGTCCGCGCCGACGGCTACGACCCCCTCGGCGACGACTCGCTGCTTGCGGACCTGCCCGAATCGGTCGGCCGCGTCGTCGTCGCGGGTCACCCCGCCTACCTCTCCGACGAGGAACGAGGGCGGGCCGTCGCGCCCCGTCTCGGCGCGGCGCTCGAGACTGCACCCGAGGCCTGGGTGGGCACCGAGAGCGTCGAACGGATCGCGATGGCGACGGGCGCGACCCAGTACGACCTGCTCTCGCGCTCGACGGAGCGCGAACTCCGGGCGCTGCGAGCCGCGGGGTTCGAGGGTGAGATCGCCGTCTACGCGCCGACGGTCCTCTCCGACGACGAGGACGCGGTCCTCGAGGGGGTCGGCGACTACGTCGCGCGCCGACGGCCCGTCGCCTCGGCCCTGCCCGACGACGACCCCGACGCGGACGCCAGCGCGACCGGCCGCACCCGCGAGGTCCTGCTTGCAGCGGCCGAGGACTACGCGCTCGTCGGCACCGAAGACGACGTTCGCGCACAGACGGAGGCGCTCCGCGAGGCTGGCGCGACGACCGTCGTCGGCTACCCCGCGCGGGGACTCGAGCGCTTCCGGGAGTAA
- a CDS encoding NUDIX hydrolase translates to MARRTLTLEPVAAHEPEAIDDQKYDAAVLAPIVERDGEDYLLFTRRADHLGEHPGQMSFPGGGAEPEDDSILETALREANEEIGLEPDEAEVVGRLDDIRTVTEYAVTPFVARVPDREYERDDDEVAEIVPLPLSGLLDPENYEYERRDHPYYGDIVIHYFHVDGYTVWGATGRILVQLLELATEFEAPERIDRPGGTEGDADALE, encoded by the coding sequence ATGGCTCGGCGGACGCTCACCCTCGAGCCGGTCGCGGCACACGAACCCGAAGCGATCGACGACCAGAAGTACGACGCCGCGGTCCTCGCACCGATCGTCGAACGCGACGGCGAGGACTACCTGCTGTTTACCCGCCGCGCGGACCACCTCGGGGAACACCCGGGCCAGATGAGCTTCCCCGGCGGCGGCGCCGAACCCGAGGACGATTCGATCCTCGAGACGGCGCTGCGGGAGGCAAACGAGGAGATCGGCCTGGAACCCGACGAGGCCGAGGTCGTCGGCCGCCTGGACGACATCCGGACCGTGACCGAGTACGCCGTCACGCCGTTCGTCGCCCGTGTGCCCGACCGGGAGTACGAGCGCGACGACGACGAGGTCGCCGAGATCGTCCCCCTCCCGCTATCGGGGCTGCTCGATCCCGAGAACTACGAGTACGAGCGCAGGGACCACCCCTACTACGGCGACATCGTCATCCACTACTTCCACGTCGACGGCTACACCGTCTGGGGCGCGACCGGCCGCATTCTGGTCCAGTTGCTCGAACTGGCGACGGAGTTCGAAGCGCCCGAGCGGATCGACCGGCCGGGCGGCACCGAGGGGGACGCCGACGCCCTCGAGTAG
- a CDS encoding DUF7109 family protein, with protein MDATADELAGIVDLFGGLTRAELERALSEAAFRADGQSIEEAAVETAIEEAIEGFALVRYRDDGADGPLLVAGPTAFPSVPTYAEDVPHILDIERRRPDREALGEAVRERFRSELEAAIDDGDEDRLHELLDVSYDVESWAPVELADERRRLEEALE; from the coding sequence ATGGACGCGACCGCCGACGAACTGGCCGGTATCGTCGACCTGTTCGGCGGATTGACCCGCGCCGAACTCGAGCGGGCGCTCTCGGAGGCGGCCTTCCGCGCCGACGGACAGTCGATCGAGGAGGCGGCGGTCGAGACGGCGATCGAGGAGGCAATCGAGGGGTTCGCGCTCGTCCGGTACCGGGATGACGGCGCCGACGGCCCCCTGCTGGTCGCCGGCCCAACCGCGTTCCCGTCGGTACCGACGTACGCGGAGGACGTCCCTCACATCCTCGATATCGAGCGTCGCCGTCCGGACCGCGAGGCGCTCGGCGAGGCGGTTCGCGAACGGTTCCGGTCGGAGCTCGAGGCGGCGATCGACGACGGGGACGAGGATCGGCTCCACGAACTGCTCGACGTGAGCTACGACGTCGAATCCTGGGCTCCGGTCGAGTTGGCCGACGAACGGCGACGACTCGAGGAGGCGCTCGAGTAA
- a CDS encoding alpha,alpha-trehalose-phosphate synthase (UDP-forming): MPESPSSRPAWTLSASSPLRKRDLVVVSNREPYVHSRTDDGIAVERSAGGLTTALDPVLRRLGGTWVAWGSGDADAAVADDGTVRVPPEEPAYDLERVFLAESTVEDYYYGYSNSTLWPLCHGDLGRIRSEPSHWPAYERANERFADAVVEGVEGGDPDPIVWIQDYHFALLSDRLRSRSGLPDAATIAQFWHVPWPSPDAVRVSPHARELLEGLLGNDLLGFHLPAYRRNFLETVDRLLPGASVDREAGIVRSEGTGSSEPERTRVYARPIGIDVSSARRAESTEEPSSVFEDYELDPGRSLLLGVERLDYAKGIRERLRAFEHLLETEPRWRESVTHLMVAGPTREQVPEYRRYQRRVREQVAAINARFGTDDWTPVRHVEAAVDWERLLALYRAADALVVSSRRDGLNLVAMEYVAANAGGTGTLVLSELAGASEILEGAIEINPYDVAGTAAAIDRALSLEIDEADEAQERLESLSESVRRHDVGEWVRSFDREVRALATDAAARGDAGAGCDSG; this comes from the coding sequence GTGCCCGAGTCTCCATCGTCCCGCCCGGCCTGGACGCTGTCGGCGTCGTCGCCGCTGCGGAAGCGCGATCTCGTCGTCGTCTCGAACCGCGAGCCGTACGTCCACTCGAGAACCGACGACGGGATCGCGGTCGAACGCTCGGCGGGCGGGCTCACGACGGCTCTCGATCCCGTCCTGCGACGGCTCGGCGGCACCTGGGTCGCGTGGGGGAGCGGCGACGCCGACGCGGCCGTCGCCGACGACGGGACCGTGCGGGTGCCGCCGGAGGAACCAGCCTACGACCTCGAGCGCGTCTTCCTCGCGGAGTCGACGGTCGAGGACTACTACTACGGCTACAGCAACTCGACGCTCTGGCCGCTCTGTCACGGCGACCTGGGACGGATCCGCTCGGAACCGTCCCACTGGCCGGCCTACGAACGGGCGAACGAGCGGTTCGCGGACGCGGTCGTCGAGGGTGTCGAGGGGGGCGACCCCGACCCGATCGTCTGGATCCAGGACTACCACTTCGCCCTGCTTTCCGACCGGCTTCGATCCCGCTCGGGGCTGCCCGACGCGGCGACGATCGCTCAGTTCTGGCACGTCCCCTGGCCCTCGCCCGACGCCGTCCGCGTCTCGCCCCACGCCCGCGAGCTACTCGAGGGCCTGCTCGGGAACGACCTGCTGGGCTTTCACCTCCCGGCGTACCGACGGAACTTCCTCGAGACGGTCGATCGGTTGCTGCCGGGTGCGTCGGTCGACCGGGAGGCGGGGATCGTCCGTTCCGAGGGTACCGGTTCGTCCGAACCGGAGCGAACCCGCGTCTACGCCCGGCCGATCGGGATCGACGTCTCGAGCGCGCGGCGAGCGGAGTCGACCGAGGAGCCGTCGTCCGTCTTCGAGGACTACGAGCTCGATCCCGGCCGTTCGCTCCTGCTGGGCGTCGAGCGACTGGACTACGCGAAGGGGATCCGCGAGCGGTTGCGGGCGTTCGAACACCTCCTCGAGACCGAACCCCGGTGGCGGGAGTCGGTCACGCACCTGATGGTAGCGGGCCCGACGCGGGAGCAGGTTCCCGAGTACCGGCGGTATCAACGGCGCGTCCGCGAGCAGGTCGCGGCGATCAACGCCCGGTTCGGGACCGACGACTGGACGCCGGTCCGCCACGTCGAGGCTGCCGTCGACTGGGAGCGCCTGCTGGCGCTCTACCGGGCGGCCGACGCGCTCGTCGTCTCCTCGCGGCGGGACGGCCTGAACCTGGTCGCGATGGAGTACGTCGCCGCGAACGCGGGCGGGACCGGGACGCTGGTCCTGAGCGAACTCGCCGGCGCGAGCGAGATCCTCGAGGGGGCGATCGAGATCAACCCCTACGACGTGGCCGGGACGGCGGCGGCGATCGACCGCGCGCTCTCGCTCGAGATCGACGAGGCCGACGAGGCCCAAGAACGCCTCGAGTCCCTGTCGGAGTCCGTCCGCCGACACGACGTCGGCGAGTGGGTTCGAAGCTTCGACCGGGAGGTCAGGGCCCTCGCGACCGACGCTGCGGCCCGCGGGGACGCCGGCGCCGGGTGCGATTCCGGTTGA
- the folP gene encoding dihydropteroate synthase produces MRTVEIGDMPVGDGHPPRVMGVLNMSVESNYDPSVHGGVSEAVRHVEEEMVPEGADIIDIGLQSANPKNDWLPEEVERDRLAKALAVVDEVDADVAFSIETRYAGVAEEAIQGGFDLVNDVCGFADPEMPKVCEEYDVPVVKMASPPDIKKPGHLKSIDDIFEALERGGFTDKTIIDPAFGGWYDERTYEDNWEMFRRLREFRAFGRPILTATNREDFLGDLAGRPETEDQLPVSLAAATMEVERGAHIIRTHDVAATKDVVQVAHALGDERSIRDDEPRVVELRNVSERELGRTLSLRENATGREPSSTLCFQVDGLDEATEAALRTWADRHSLALAIDPGADALLVGTTGELRDAVADADADGGVDDRDREPLAPILETVRSALDRRGSAD; encoded by the coding sequence ATGCGTACCGTCGAGATCGGCGATATGCCAGTCGGAGACGGCCATCCGCCGCGAGTGATGGGTGTGTTGAACATGAGCGTCGAGTCGAACTACGACCCCAGCGTCCACGGCGGCGTCTCCGAGGCCGTCCGCCACGTCGAGGAGGAGATGGTCCCCGAGGGAGCCGACATCATCGACATCGGGTTGCAGTCGGCGAACCCGAAAAACGACTGGCTCCCCGAGGAGGTCGAACGCGACCGCCTCGCGAAGGCGCTTGCCGTCGTCGACGAGGTCGACGCCGACGTCGCCTTCTCGATCGAGACGCGGTACGCGGGGGTCGCCGAGGAGGCGATCCAGGGCGGCTTCGATCTCGTCAACGACGTCTGTGGCTTCGCCGACCCCGAGATGCCCAAGGTCTGCGAGGAGTACGACGTCCCCGTCGTCAAGATGGCCAGCCCCCCGGACATCAAAAAGCCGGGTCACCTGAAGAGCATCGACGATATCTTCGAGGCCCTGGAGCGGGGCGGGTTCACCGACAAGACGATCATCGACCCCGCGTTCGGCGGCTGGTACGACGAGCGCACCTACGAGGACAACTGGGAGATGTTCCGCCGCCTGCGGGAGTTCCGCGCATTCGGCCGCCCGATCCTCACCGCGACCAACCGCGAGGACTTCCTCGGCGACCTGGCCGGCCGCCCCGAGACCGAAGACCAGTTACCCGTCAGCCTGGCCGCTGCCACGATGGAGGTCGAGCGCGGCGCTCACATCATCCGCACCCACGACGTCGCCGCGACCAAAGACGTGGTCCAGGTGGCCCACGCGCTGGGCGACGAGCGCTCGATCCGCGACGACGAACCGCGGGTCGTCGAACTCCGCAACGTCTCGGAGCGCGAACTCGGGCGGACCCTCTCCCTGCGCGAAAACGCGACCGGGCGGGAGCCGTCCTCGACGCTGTGCTTCCAGGTCGACGGCCTCGACGAGGCGACCGAAGCCGCCCTCCGAACGTGGGCTGACCGCCACAGCCTCGCCCTGGCGATCGATCCGGGCGCTGACGCTCTTCTCGTCGGCACCACGGGCGAACTACGCGACGCCGTCGCCGACGCGGACGCCGACGGCGGTGTCGACGACCGCGACCGCGAGCCGCTCGCACCGATCCTCGAGACCGTCCGTTCGGCGCTGGATCGACGCGGTTCGGCCGACTAA
- a CDS encoding HVO_0758 family zinc finger protein, with amino-acid sequence MKSVRKALRDGELDKDTYDRLVCGECEKPLKTENDPDQIKTVRICPDCDQEWKEIR; translated from the coding sequence ATGAAATCAGTCCGGAAGGCACTCCGTGACGGGGAACTCGACAAGGACACCTACGATCGACTCGTCTGTGGCGAGTGCGAAAAGCCGCTGAAGACCGAGAACGACCCGGACCAGATCAAGACGGTGCGGATCTGTCCGGACTGCGACCAGGAGTGGAAGGAGATCAGATAG